A part of Hydrogenobacter sp. T-8 genomic DNA contains:
- the folD gene encoding bifunctional methylenetetrahydrofolate dehydrogenase/methenyltetrahydrofolate cyclohydrolase FolD: MEKAIGTYLLLDGKSLSEKIRADIRREVEAFVSRDLRPPTLAVVLVGDDPASKVYVGNKKKACEKVGIRSISYELPENTTTEELLELIAQLNAEDEVDGILVQLPLPPHINQQEVILAISPKKDVDGFHPENMGRLVARIEDGFIPCTPLGIDLLLRHYNIEVKGKDVVIVGAGFIVGRPLSLLMLWRDATISVCHIHTKDISKYTRQADILISATGVPHLIKAHMVKEGAVVVDVGISRVGDKIVGDVDFEEVKEKVYAITPVPGGVGPMTVSALLLNTLKAYKRKLQPKPIP; this comes from the coding sequence ATGGAAAAGGCAATAGGCACATACCTTTTGCTTGACGGAAAAAGTCTATCAGAAAAGATAAGGGCGGATATACGCAGAGAGGTGGAAGCCTTTGTCTCAAGGGATCTAAGACCCCCTACCCTTGCGGTGGTGCTTGTGGGTGATGACCCTGCCAGCAAGGTCTATGTGGGAAACAAGAAAAAAGCCTGCGAAAAGGTAGGCATAAGGTCCATATCCTATGAACTTCCAGAGAACACCACTACCGAAGAACTGCTTGAGCTTATAGCCCAGCTAAATGCAGAGGATGAGGTGGATGGTATTCTTGTCCAACTTCCTCTACCACCTCACATAAACCAGCAAGAAGTTATCCTTGCCATAAGCCCCAAAAAGGATGTGGATGGTTTCCACCCCGAGAATATGGGAAGGCTTGTGGCGCGTATAGAGGATGGCTTTATTCCTTGCACTCCTCTTGGTATAGACCTGCTCCTTAGGCACTACAACATAGAGGTAAAGGGGAAGGATGTGGTTATTGTGGGTGCGGGTTTTATTGTGGGGAGACCTCTTAGTCTTTTGATGCTATGGCGGGATGCGACCATAAGCGTGTGTCATATACACACAAAAGACATAAGCAAATACACAAGGCAGGCGGACATACTTATCTCTGCCACAGGCGTGCCACACCTTATAAAGGCTCATATGGTAAAGGAAGGTGCGGTGGTGGTGGATGTGGGTATATCACGGGTAGGAGACAAGATAGTGGGTGATGTGGACTTTGAGGAGGTAAAAGAAAAGGTCTATGCCATAACACCCGTGCCAGGGGGTGTGGGTCCTATGACCGTTAGTGCCCTGCTTTTGAATACCCTAAAGGCTTACAAGAGAAAGCTACAACCCAAGCCTATTCCATAG
- a CDS encoding menaquinone biosynthesis decarboxylase yields MPYKDLREFLKRLEKENELARIREEVSPILEITEITDRVCKMPGGGKALLFERVKGYSTPVLTNLLGSERRIKLALGYENLEDIGWKLYKLLRPEIPHTFLDKLKRLPELKKLNDSLPRIVKDGSIRENIKRERIDILEFPVLQCWPKDGGRYITFGQTITKDPESGIRNVGLYRIQVLSPTELALHWQIHKDGNHHYWKAKRLGKRLEVAIAIGGDPVLSYVASAPLPPEVDEYLFAGLIREEGVELIKGITVDLEYPAHAEIVIEGYVDPSEPLVDEGPFGDHTGFYTPVDKYPKMHITAILHRNNPIYLATIVGKPPQEDKYIGWATERIFLPLIKFNLPEVVDYHLPAEGCFHNFCFVSIKKRYPGHAFKTAYALLGLGLMSLTKHIVVFDEDIDVHDFGQVLWAWGNNVDPSRDVLILKGPIDALDHSTNQVGFGGKMVIDATTKWKEEGYTREWPEVIEMSQEVKKRIDSLWNRLGL; encoded by the coding sequence ATGCCCTACAAGGACCTGAGAGAGTTTCTCAAGAGGCTTGAAAAGGAAAATGAGCTTGCACGCATAAGGGAAGAGGTCTCTCCCATTCTTGAGATAACGGAGATTACCGACAGGGTCTGTAAAATGCCCGGCGGTGGCAAGGCTCTCCTCTTTGAAAGGGTCAAAGGCTACAGCACCCCAGTGCTAACAAACCTTTTGGGTTCGGAAAGGAGGATAAAGCTCGCCCTTGGCTATGAGAACCTTGAGGACATAGGCTGGAAGCTATACAAACTCCTAAGACCAGAGATACCCCACACTTTCCTTGACAAGCTAAAAAGACTTCCAGAGCTAAAGAAACTAAACGACTCTCTGCCAAGGATTGTGAAGGATGGGAGCATAAGGGAAAACATAAAGAGGGAAAGGATAGATATCCTTGAGTTTCCCGTGCTTCAGTGTTGGCCCAAGGATGGTGGAAGGTATATAACCTTTGGTCAGACCATTACCAAAGACCCAGAAAGCGGTATAAGAAACGTGGGTCTTTACCGCATTCAGGTCCTTTCTCCCACGGAGCTTGCCCTCCACTGGCAGATTCACAAGGATGGAAACCACCACTACTGGAAGGCAAAAAGGCTTGGCAAGAGGCTTGAAGTGGCAATAGCCATAGGTGGAGACCCAGTGCTTTCTTATGTGGCTTCCGCACCTCTTCCACCAGAGGTGGACGAATACCTCTTTGCAGGTCTTATAAGAGAAGAGGGAGTGGAGCTTATAAAGGGTATAACCGTAGACCTTGAGTATCCTGCCCATGCGGAGATAGTAATAGAAGGTTATGTAGACCCCTCCGAGCCTCTTGTGGATGAGGGTCCCTTTGGAGACCACACAGGCTTTTACACTCCCGTGGACAAATACCCCAAAATGCACATAACCGCCATCCTGCATAGAAACAACCCCATATACCTTGCCACCATAGTGGGTAAGCCTCCTCAAGAGGACAAATACATAGGCTGGGCTACAGAGAGGATATTCCTGCCTCTTATAAAGTTCAACCTGCCAGAGGTGGTAGACTACCACTTGCCTGCAGAAGGTTGTTTTCATAATTTCTGCTTTGTCTCCATAAAGAAACGTTATCCTGGACATGCCTTTAAGACCGCATACGCTTTACTTGGTCTTGGTCTCATGTCTCTGACAAAGCATATAGTGGTCTTTGACGAGGACATAGACGTTCATGACTTTGGACAGGTTTTGTGGGCTTGGGGCAACAACGTAGACCCCTCAAGGGATGTGTTAATTCTAAAGGGTCCCATAGATGCGCTTGACCACTCCACAAACCAAGTGGGCTTTGGTGGAAAGATGGTTATAGATGCAACCACCAAATGGAAAGAGGAAGGCTACACAAGGGAGTGGCCTGAGGTTATAGAGATGTCCCAAGAGGTTAAAAAGAGAATAGACAGCCTATGGAATAGGCTTGGGTTGTAG
- a CDS encoding thermonuclease family protein, with the protein MRLYVKLLLLLFFTVISCSRSQPAKSPENTIPCTVVRVVDGDTFHCRLSSGENVRVRLIGVDTPESSDNPKARRDAERSGQSLEEIIKMGRASAEFTKRVLPKGETVYLEFDVQKTDRYGRLLAYVWLRDGRMLNELIVREGYAMVYTIPPNVKYQERFLEAQRYARENRKGLWGM; encoded by the coding sequence ATGCGTCTGTATGTAAAGCTACTGCTTTTGCTGTTTTTTACTGTAATTTCCTGTAGCAGAAGCCAGCCAGCAAAATCTCCAGAAAATACCATACCTTGCACCGTGGTGCGCGTGGTGGATGGAGATACTTTCCACTGCAGGCTCTCCTCTGGTGAGAACGTGAGGGTAAGGCTTATAGGCGTGGACACACCAGAGAGTTCAGACAACCCAAAGGCAAGGAGAGACGCAGAAAGAAGTGGGCAAAGCCTTGAGGAGATAATTAAAATGGGCAGAGCTTCTGCTGAGTTTACCAAAAGAGTGCTACCAAAAGGAGAAACCGTATACCTTGAGTTTGACGTGCAAAAAACAGACAGGTATGGAAGACTTTTGGCTTATGTTTGGCTTCGTGATGGCAGGATGCTTAATGAGCTTATCGTGAGAGAAGGCTATGCCATGGTATACACCATTCCTCCGAATGTAAAGTATCAGGAAAGATTTCTTGAGGCTCAAAGATACGCAAGGGAAAACAGAAAGGGGCTATGGGGTATGTAA
- a CDS encoding DUF2231 domain-containing protein — MELIKLHPPFTHFAIAMPVALLVLDLYYRFTKRQADSLHFVFSLLASLSVLSATLSGMVAYEPIENNLYQIAIFTTHKYMGFLLAVYFMLLLGVRLGFPKASPMRNLFTFMLIVGVLLLFLQGNLGGSIVYDHMVKPWIEKW; from the coding sequence ATGGAACTCATTAAACTACACCCACCCTTTACCCACTTTGCCATAGCCATGCCCGTAGCCCTTTTGGTTCTGGACCTATATTATAGGTTTACAAAAAGGCAGGCGGACAGCTTACACTTTGTTTTTAGCCTGCTTGCAAGCCTGTCGGTGCTTTCTGCCACGCTGAGCGGTATGGTTGCCTACGAACCCATAGAAAACAATCTCTACCAAATAGCCATATTCACCACCCATAAGTATATGGGCTTCCTATTGGCGGTTTACTTTATGCTACTGTTGGGAGTTAGGCTTGGCTTTCCAAAGGCAAGCCCTATGAGAAACCTCTTTACCTTCATGCTTATAGTAGGTGTGTTGTTGCTCTTCCTGCAGGGAAACCTTGGGGGTTCAATAGTTTATGACCATATGGTAAAGCCATGGATTGAAAAATGGTAA